Proteins encoded in a region of the Mycobacteriales bacterium genome:
- a CDS encoding oligopeptide:H+ symporter — MTIEATPAGGTGPTPRHRAPARALATLCGVEGWERFSFYGMQGVLLLYLYHSVGSGGLGLSQSTATGIVGAYGSAVYLSTIAGAWLADRVVGKERVLFGSAVLIMLGHLSLAGVPGRAGLALGLAAVATGSGALKANTTAVIGGLYRDDDVGRDAGFALFYLGVNIGSLFGPLLTGVLQVTWGFHAAFGAAAVGMALGLAQYTRGRRAFAAAFRSPPNPLSLRGRMVMAGAALLGVALVAELVRTGILTAANLNDVVLWVVVGSTVALFTVLLGSPRVTARERRRVRGFVPMFLASTAFWALSQQQFTVLTVYADQQLNRSLFGWQLPVAWIQSINPVFIVALSAVFAAGWTRLGDRQPSRPVKFALSNLIMGAAFLLFVPLASTRPNSVPLLPVVGILLLFSVAELLLSPVGLSVATAAAPRAYGSQMVALFYLSIALGTSLSGVLAGVYSTAHQIGYFTVLGLCSVLIGLALLAAARRTTTALAPSTHDTGGTWS; from the coding sequence ATGACGATCGAGGCCACGCCGGCCGGCGGGACCGGCCCGACGCCCCGGCACCGGGCTCCGGCCCGCGCCCTCGCGACGCTCTGCGGCGTCGAGGGCTGGGAACGGTTCTCCTTCTACGGCATGCAGGGCGTCCTGCTGCTCTACCTCTACCACTCGGTGGGCAGCGGCGGGCTCGGACTGAGCCAGTCCACGGCGACCGGGATCGTCGGCGCGTACGGCAGCGCGGTCTACCTGTCCACGATCGCCGGCGCCTGGCTGGCGGACCGGGTGGTCGGCAAGGAGCGGGTGCTGTTCGGCAGCGCCGTCCTGATCATGCTGGGGCACCTCAGCCTGGCCGGGGTGCCGGGCCGGGCCGGTCTCGCGCTGGGGCTGGCGGCGGTCGCCACCGGCAGCGGCGCCCTCAAGGCCAACACCACCGCCGTCATCGGCGGCCTCTACCGCGACGACGACGTCGGCCGGGACGCCGGCTTCGCGCTCTTCTACCTCGGCGTCAACATCGGCTCCCTGTTCGGCCCGCTGCTCACCGGTGTCCTGCAGGTCACCTGGGGCTTCCACGCGGCCTTCGGCGCCGCCGCCGTCGGGATGGCCCTCGGACTGGCCCAGTACACCCGGGGCCGGCGTGCGTTCGCCGCCGCGTTCCGCTCGCCGCCGAACCCGCTGTCCCTCCGCGGCCGGATGGTCATGGCCGGCGCGGCCCTGCTGGGCGTCGCGCTGGTCGCCGAGCTGGTCCGGACGGGCATCCTGACCGCGGCCAACCTCAACGACGTCGTCCTGTGGGTCGTCGTCGGGAGCACGGTCGCCCTGTTCACGGTCTTGCTCGGCAGTCCCAGAGTGACGGCGCGGGAGCGGCGCCGGGTTCGCGGGTTCGTGCCGATGTTCCTGGCCAGCACGGCCTTCTGGGCGCTGTCCCAGCAGCAGTTCACCGTGCTCACCGTGTACGCGGACCAGCAGCTGAACCGGTCCCTGTTCGGCTGGCAGCTGCCGGTCGCCTGGATCCAGTCGATCAACCCGGTGTTCATCGTCGCGCTGTCCGCGGTCTTCGCCGCCGGGTGGACGCGGCTCGGCGACCGGCAGCCCTCCCGGCCGGTCAAGTTCGCGCTGAGCAACCTGATCATGGGCGCCGCGTTCCTGCTGTTCGTCCCACTGGCGAGCACCCGCCCGAACAGCGTCCCGCTGCTGCCGGTGGTCGGGATCCTGCTGCTGTTCAGCGTAGCCGAGCTCCTGCTGTCGCCGGTCGGGCTGTCCGTCGCGACGGCCGCCGCCCCGCGGGCGTACGGGTCGCAGATGGTCGCCCTGTTCTACCTGTCCATCGCGCTCGGCACGTCGCTGTCCGGCGTGCTCGCCGGCGTCTATTCCACCGCCCACCAGATCGGCTACTTCACCGTGCTCGGCCTGTGCTCCGTCCTCATCGGACTCGCCCTGCTCGCCGCCGCCCGCCGGACCACGACCGCGCTGGCCCCGTCCACCCACGACACCGGAGGAACCTGGTCATGA
- a CDS encoding thiamine pyrophosphate-binding protein — translation MTATYTVGDYLLDRLAELGVDRVFGVPGDYTLSLLDHVVAHDRLSWTGCTNELNAGYAADGYGRLRGIAALCTTFGVGELSAINAVAGSWAEFVPVVHVVGAPSSTAQAAQRVVHHSLGDGVFTHFLDMHADITCARAALTAATATAEIDRVLATVHARRLPGYLLLPVDVAELPVDPPAAPLPAPVPVTDPIALKAFTEAARRLLAGAEDLAVLAGVLVQRLGAADRLAELLGAGSVPYASTLWGKSVVDESGPGYAGIYAGAASDPRTRAAIEEARVLVVAGVEFTDLNSGFFTQRLTRERTVELGPDTASVGAARFDRVALPDALERLTGLVRQRTRPGAVPVVPAAAPTPAPVPVGTGPLSQESLWAAVAADIRPGDLVLADQGTSFYGLATHRLPPGVTFLGQPLWASIGWTLPALLGAGLAEPGRRAVLVIGDGAAQMTATELSSVLRHGIPATVVVVDNSGYTVERAIHGPDQPYNDIDAWDWTLLPALCAPGAGTLVRRAATERELVEALADARTDPGRPAFLQALVPRLDVPPLLTTLAAAAAAANAARPAG, via the coding sequence ATGACCGCCACCTACACCGTCGGCGATTACCTGCTCGACCGGCTGGCCGAGCTCGGCGTCGACCGCGTCTTCGGGGTCCCGGGGGACTACACGCTCAGCCTGCTCGACCACGTCGTCGCGCACGACCGGCTGTCCTGGACCGGCTGCACCAACGAGCTCAACGCCGGGTACGCGGCCGACGGCTACGGCCGGCTGCGCGGGATCGCGGCGCTGTGTACCACCTTCGGCGTCGGCGAGCTCAGCGCCATCAACGCGGTCGCCGGCAGCTGGGCCGAGTTCGTCCCGGTCGTGCACGTCGTCGGCGCGCCGTCCAGCACCGCACAGGCCGCGCAGCGGGTCGTGCACCACTCGCTCGGCGACGGCGTGTTCACCCATTTCCTCGACATGCACGCGGACATCACCTGCGCCCGGGCGGCGCTCACCGCGGCGACCGCGACCGCGGAGATCGACCGGGTGCTGGCCACGGTCCACGCCCGGCGGCTGCCCGGCTACCTGCTGCTGCCCGTGGACGTCGCGGAGCTGCCGGTCGACCCGCCGGCCGCGCCGCTGCCGGCGCCGGTCCCGGTCACCGACCCGATCGCGCTGAAGGCGTTCACCGAGGCCGCCCGCCGGCTGCTGGCCGGCGCCGAGGACCTCGCGGTGCTGGCGGGCGTGCTGGTGCAGCGGCTCGGCGCGGCCGACCGGCTGGCCGAGCTGCTCGGAGCCGGCAGCGTGCCGTATGCCAGCACGTTGTGGGGCAAGAGCGTCGTGGACGAGAGCGGCCCGGGCTACGCCGGCATCTACGCCGGCGCGGCCAGCGACCCGCGGACCCGGGCCGCCATCGAGGAGGCGCGGGTCCTCGTCGTCGCGGGGGTCGAGTTCACCGACCTCAACAGCGGCTTCTTCACCCAGCGGCTGACCCGGGAGCGGACGGTCGAGCTGGGCCCGGACACCGCCAGCGTCGGCGCCGCCCGCTTCGACCGGGTCGCGCTCCCGGACGCCCTGGAGCGGCTGACCGGGCTCGTCCGGCAGCGGACCCGGCCCGGCGCGGTTCCCGTCGTCCCGGCGGCCGCCCCCACCCCGGCCCCTGTGCCGGTCGGCACCGGCCCGCTGAGCCAGGAGTCGCTGTGGGCCGCGGTCGCGGCCGACATCCGCCCCGGCGACCTCGTCCTGGCCGACCAGGGCACGTCGTTCTACGGCCTGGCCACGCACCGCCTACCACCGGGCGTGACCTTCCTCGGGCAGCCGCTGTGGGCGTCCATCGGCTGGACGCTGCCGGCCCTGCTCGGCGCCGGGCTGGCCGAACCGGGCCGGCGGGCGGTGCTGGTGATCGGCGACGGCGCCGCGCAGATGACGGCGACGGAGCTCTCGTCGGTGCTGCGGCACGGCATTCCGGCGACCGTGGTGGTGGTCGACAACAGCGGCTACACGGTCGAGCGGGCCATCCACGGGCCGGACCAGCCGTACAACGACATCGACGCCTGGGACTGGACCCTGCTGCCCGCGCTGTGCGCGCCGGGTGCCGGCACCCTGGTCCGGCGGGCGGCGACGGAGCGGGAGCTGGTCGAGGCCCTGGCCGACGCGCGGACCGACCCGGGCCGGCCCGCCTTCCTCCAGGCATTGGTGCCGCGGCTGGACGTCCCGCCGCTGCTGACCACCCTGGCCGCGGCGGCCGCGGCCGCCAACGCCGCCCGGCCCGCCGGCTGA
- a CDS encoding replication initiator, producing the protein MSSSTSGRCGHAETATSPTGPSSPTSPSTPPSPPRTPATSPSGSQRPQWTTTPTPHTHARRLVDACWILGDADGWGGLRRWAHMLGFGGHFGTRSRRYSTTLRALRASRRTWRRRELVETREHVEETTLVVGSWSYAGSGWRTTAEALLATAYCPRGDVQSTVDGEAPPMAAVLPTTPSQIRALRQPPGPATYTVKDVAALLGLHLTTDVPPPLRLAAAFSKLALAM; encoded by the coding sequence GTGAGCAGCTCGACATCCGGCCGCTGCGGCCACGCGGAGACGGCGACGTCACCGACCGGGCCGTCGTCGCCTACCTCGCCAAGTACGCCACCAAGTCCACCGAGAACACCGGCCACATCTCCAAGCGGCTCACAGCGTCCACAGTGGACTACTACGCCGACCCCGCACACGCACGCCCGCCGGCTGGTCGACGCCTGTTGGATCCTCGGCGACGCCGACGGTTGGGGAGGCCTACGCCGCTGGGCACACATGCTCGGCTTCGGCGGCCACTTCGGCACCCGCTCCCGCCGCTACTCGACCACCCTCCGCGCGCTGCGGGCCTCCCGGCGGACCTGGCGCCGGCGCGAGCTGGTCGAGACCCGCGAGCACGTCGAAGAGACCACGTTGGTCGTCGGCTCCTGGAGCTACGCCGGCTCTGGTTGGCGAACCACGGCGGAGGCGCTGCTGGCGACGGCGTACTGCCCGCGAGGAGATGTCCAGTCCACAGTAGACGGAGAGGCACCACCGATGGCGGCGGTTCTTCCGACCACTCCCTCGCAGATCCGGGCTCTGCGTCAGCCGCCCGGTCCGGCTACCTACACGGTCAAGGACGTCGCGGCGCTGCTCGGGCTGCACCTCACCACCGACGTCCCACCGCCACTCCGCCTGGCCGCAGCCTTCAGCAAACTCGCGCTGGCCATGTGA